Within Mytilus trossulus isolate FHL-02 unplaced genomic scaffold, PNRI_Mtr1.1.1.hap1 h1tg000070l__unscaffolded, whole genome shotgun sequence, the genomic segment gaacgtgttgttttcatatttttacatcactgggttgatacctctgctggtggactatcagtccccgaggcatcatcagctcagtagtcaatACTTATGTACTGACATGATTCAAAACAAActttgtccgtttataaattttgaaattatatagaAACTAATGTTTAAAGGTCCTTTTATTTGctatatagctcttcaactggAATGGTTCTTATATTTATCATAGGCCTTCGAATATTCGGCTTTttgcgttcctgatgaaggtaaatccaaaaaagcgcttcggacgcatgcaatttatcacgtgttgttttcatttttatgaagatTCTTCAAGGTTCAATGTatattatttggaaaaaaacatgttgatactataaaaaaataatggttaGGAGATTCGTCTTTCGggaaaatataaattgtaaatgtatatatcaaagGTGAATTTGCAAGACATCTGACAGTTTAAGGTTTTCAAGATAAACATAACGATGTATTACACtaacaattatacaaaataaaatgattgactCATGTTTGTTTAACATACAATGTcaattatttcatgcataaaGAGGAAGAAAAGGGTGAAGAATACTGCTATAAAATTCATATCAATATAGATCCGGCCAAGAAACGTGGTACAAAGGAatatatttttcacaaaaaaaaatttgaacttgagTACAAACCTTGCTGATTTAGTGTTTGTGGACTGAAACCATTTGGATCTGGAAAGAAGAACACACAGACTTATAGTTGACAGTGTTTACATGTACTTGTGACACAGATTGCAGATACAAATTACAAAAGACTGCATAAATTGATTTCAAAAGCAAGTGTAGCACATCCAAAAGAATAAAGCCAATATGATGCTAAAAGGACAACAAAAAgtagatatttattattttatttattattattacttttactgttaagtctattttttgttatatctactttacgtgactcTGCATGTATGTATgtcgtcatactttgaacgacaacattattttttatcatctacctgtgcgaatttcaaacgcgcaattttacacgaGTACTGAAAACCTTATttctttacgggtagactttacatagataaattaagtcgtataagaaaagcaaaatgagtatgttaaatttgatgtatgcctttttgtgcttcttcgttacatttattgtttttatagtgatattaagatggtaacacaatattgactgctgtacccctatttttgacattgttACTCTTtgagtttgttttgttcatgcatcgttgacagtgtaatggaatttgatgtgactgtcatacaagtgagaggtttagctagctgtaaaaccaggttcaatccaccattttctacattagaaaatgcctgtaccaagtcaggaatatgacagttgttatccattcgtttgatgtgcttggacttttgattttgccttttgattttggactttcctttttgaattttcctcggagttcagtatttttgtgtttttatcttttaactcCTGTATATTCGGTCGATAACCTTATCATTCAAAAAGGTATATCTTACTGAACTGAAATTTCTCATCTATATATAagtattatgtatatatttccaACACCAAACCACTAGCTATCAAAGTAAAAAATAAGGTGCTACAATGCTTGTATTGCTGCCCTGAAATAAACATAAGACAAATACGCTTTACTTtctggatatttttttttcaaaaaaggtAATTACAGAATACTTTGGATACACAGTCAGAGAAAGGGTTATTTCTCTGAATCTGTGATTTAaccaatcttattaaaataactTCTCATCACTTGTTCctcgattttttatatgttgccgtgtgataaaaaaacatagatatatatataatgacgTTACGCACAGTATTGGTGCTACGTTTGTAACGTCAGAAATGTCGACGGAACGTTGAGAGAACGTTATTGAAGCCTGTGTTAACGTTTACATCTAAATCTTAGCATCCCGCTTTTTGTTCTCTTCTTCATTTTTCCTTTCTTTCTTTATATAATCTAATTCTTTCAGTGgtggttaaatttgttttggcCTACAAGAACGTAgtttatgcaaaaaaaattaagatgacAAAATAAACGTTACGTTGAAAATCACGGAAAAACGTTACAAGATTGCACGGTAACAAATCAGACTAGACATTtcgattttcttattatttttttgtctttcattatttattcaaaattctttttatataagaaagaCTTCTAAAAACACATTAcgaaaacaatacataaattaaagaataagatacacaattgatttaaatttaagttCGAATGTACAACATCTTTACGGAAACGTACATAATTTGTGCAATTAGCACACGGTAACAAAATGGACTAGACAagcaaaaagttaaaattcGATTAGAAAATTCCACTTCCAAACCAtatttttgtactatttgtAAATGGTATTAAAAGCACATtaagaataaatgtttttttttcgtttacaTATAATGGcattctataaaatttcttacCGTAGCATCCATTGTAATTTTTATCCCCTATTTCATATGTCTTTTTACATGAATCTTTTGATCATTTCAATGCATCTTCTTACTcgcatatttgaaaaaaatgcccaAAACATCGGATGCGACGTCGTAGCGAATTGTGCAAAAATTTCGCATAGCATTTCCCACTAATTTGCGTGCAAAAATAAGATATTCTGAttcaaattactaaaaaaactCAATTTCCATGTTACAAGTTACGCTCAtattttttgacgttttttcCCCTTTAGggttatttgatttaattttatgttataattttattatttcaaagataTTACTATAAAACTATAGTCTTTTAGACATTACATATCATACCAGTTTTCATTTATTCTAAAAGACATGCTCAAATTAGGAAGAAAAAACGCGGAACTAGTAGGGTTCACCAATACTGTGCGTACCGTCAGGAGCAAGTGATGAGAACTTATTTCAATAAGATTgtgatttaacattttattttggcGTATTTCTTTTATGCTTGATTTCAGTGCCGCAAAACAAGCATTGTAGCACCTTGTTTTCACATCTCCAGCGCTTGACTTTAAAATACCGCAACTCTTTATTTGTGTGAAACCAACCGTACAtttcttatataaaacaattgtatATATTACATTCATATTTCACCATAATGTGCTGTAATTTGAGAGACTATTTTGCTTTAATTAGTATGGTGTagccaaaaaatatttgaactatgTTTCATcagaataaattaaataaaaattgtgaCAAACTTGAACTCTATAATATTCTCTAATTGAATTGATATGCCTCTTTTAATTTACCATCCCGTATCCCATTATTGCAATATTAAAGAGTATTTATTGAGGTATCACATCTATCTTCCTATAGCTACTTACTGCTTCCACTGCCACCACCGCTTCCACCAAACATATTACTGAATCCTCCATTTGCCATCATTGCATTGAGACCAAAATTAGACCCACTCATGAAATTTCCAAACATTCCGTTCATTGTCTGTGTAAGTTTATTAGTTGAAGAGCTTCCTCCACCCGAACTTGCTGATCCTGAACCGGAACCAGAAGTAGACCCAGTTTGAGACCCTTGACCTACAAGATTATGGTTTACACCACCAGTTTGGCCACCTGAACCACTTGTCAAACTTCCGCTAACACTACCAAGAGATCCATTATTAGCCTGCCCTTGTACCCCACCAGAAACCTGACCATTTGCCACGTTTATATTGCCACCGACGCTTCCTAAATTACCTAGATTTGCATGACCTTGTGCCCCGCCACTTACTTGTCCATTTGCTATGTTGACATTGCCGCTCAAACTTGCATTTCCAAGATTTGCAGTTCCCTGAACACCGCCTGACACCTGTCCATTTTTGCCTACATTTATATTGCCGCCAACACTTCCAAGAGAACCCAGTTGAGCTTGTCCATTCCCACCACCGCTTACTTTCCCGTTTTGATCAACATCCACATGCCCACTTACGCTTCCAAATTTGCCTAAACTGGCCTGTCCATTCACACCGGTAGATACTTTGCCATTTTGGTCAACATCGACATGAGCTTCCACGCTGCCAAGTGGACCTAAATTTGCATTTGCATCAACTCCAGTGCTGACCTTACCATTTTTATCCACATCAACATGAACTCCAGCGTGAGCTAGAGGACCAAGTTCTAGCCCAACTTCACCACCGCCACTGACTTTTCCGTTTTTATCTACGTTAACGTGACCTCCAACTTCGCCAACACCTAAGAAATTGACAGAAGCTTCTCCACCGCCACTAACTTTACCACTATTGTCGACATTCACGGCACCACCTAGACTACCAACAGCAGGAACGTCAACTTTTCCACCAGCACTGACACCTCCCTTACCAGCCGAGACATTAAATCCACCAAGGGGAGTGTCCAATTTGGCCTTGACACCGTCTTTACCTATCCCTACACCACCGGCTAATGTGTCGACATTAAGGCCATCCTTTCCTACACCAACACCACCGACTGCAGTGTCGACTTTGATTCCACCCTTTCCAATATCAATGTCTATCAAATGTGGTATTATAAATCTTTTATCTAAAATGTCATCAATCGAAAAATTGTTCGtttgtattttcaataattataaattataataagcATTTAATAGTTTTTAAGGATGCTTGTTTGCCCAAAATAGAagttttgcttttaatttagttatatactagtttctctaattctaaagaaatttattgctttccgaacccattgtataaaaaaatttaatcaacgtgtggttgccgGTGATCTCAGAatatcattggatgattttaagggtcatgacctttttagctaactggatgaatcaaaatacaggtgttaatgaaattgacaacttcgtgcaatatGAAAGGCACTCGagggggattttcggttaacaaaaaaagaaaatgtctttttaatcattagagaaacagattcttacatagttactcgtgaattatcggatttatccaatctcgatagttaaattataaattttaaagtcctcgccgaggcggctcggactttaaaattgataatttaactatctcgattggataaatccgataatccactggtaacaatgtaagaatctatatatccATCATAATAATGGTTATATATTCAATGTTTGCATTTATGAGTGTGaatacagaatagagaataataggaTAATACTACagaaaatggataaaaactagagaatagaaaaaaagaccaaaaatataaaaaatgattgaatgctaaaatataaataatacagaataatgtgcaaataatgaaaagactgacaaaacaaaaaatttaaaatacagaaatgaaaACATCATGACcgtcttttattcaaaattttatttcttcgATCGTATCTGTTACTCACAACTTTTTTTCCGAATCGATGGAATATAGATCTTGATATCTCATCTTGACTGAATGTCGACTTTTAGAGGTTTCTTGTTTATTTGAGTCGTTATGTTGTTGTATCATTGgtgaatatataatattcataattttcGACTGCTTTGTATGCTATCCAAAATGCATGGTGAAAAACATCAGTGTCATAGTTTTTTTATGTAGTATGTAGATAAtacttagggagctaccatttgatttttatgggggagctaggatgaaatttgaaaaaaataggcaggacaggagtatttagtaaaaaaaaaaaaggcaggatgagacacttgcaaaaaaaaaagtcaggacgacaatttaggtaaaaaaaagtgaggataaattaaaaaaaaggcaggaccgaacagagtgaaaaacaaaaaggcaggacagagataacagctaaaaaaaggcaggacaaactttttcaccccccccccccccccccccccataaaaatcaaatggtagctcccttac encodes:
- the LOC134699483 gene encoding uncharacterized transmembrane protein DDB_G0289901-like; translation: MRFSIALFVFVVVISTTRAFLEKVCVCINDNDYGATCYMYGGFVLRNNVLIAVLKDESIIAIPLSSSKVKAGGNCVGAIRTIRPSKDKRFIIPHLIDIDIGKGGIKVDTAVGGVGVGKDGLNVDTLAGGVGIGKDGVKAKLDTPLGGFNVSAGKGGVSAGGKVDVPAVGSLGGAVNVDNSGKVSGGGEASVNFLGVGEVGGHVNVDKNGKVSGGGEVGLELGPLAHAGVHVDVDKNGKVSTGVDANANLGPLGSVEAHVDVDQNGKVSTGVNGQASLGKFGSVSGHVDVDQNGKVSGGGNGQAQLGSLGSVGGNINVGKNGQVSGGVQGTANLGNASLSGNVNIANGQVSGGAQGHANLGNLGSVGGNINVANGQVSGGVQGQANNGSLGSVSGSLTSGSGGQTGGVNHNLVGQGSQTGSTSGSGSGSASSGGGSSSTNKLTQTMNGMFGNFMSGSNFGLNAMMANGGFSNMFGGSGGGSGSNPNGFSPQTLNQQVGVQQFLQKMQQGRRRRLNL